The Populus alba chromosome 6, ASM523922v2, whole genome shotgun sequence genomic interval agaaagaaattgttttttttttttaataaaaggcaGCCATTTCACCTTACATtcaattttaatccttttatttttatttttttgcaaataattaaaccaaatttttgttttagcaAAATCAAGAATCAACTTAATGCTCATAATTTTCTTGACACCATGAAAAGCTAAAAGAAAGCTataagaaacaaattataaaattcattcaTCAATCatgaaaatgtgaaaaaaaaattcaacaaccaaagtaaaaataaagttgaaggaaataaaaataaaaaaattatgcgaAATCATAATGTTTTCCCTCACAGTCTATGCTAAAACATTAAgacattttagtttttcttttaatttatcaaaaaaatacatatcGATCATtgtgataatattattataaatttcagTTAACTCTACCTCCACCTTCTTCTTACACTTTTATCCTCTTCATATTTGTTTCATTCCGTTTCAACTTCTCTGTATACTCAATTGATGACAAGATGCTTCATATTTTCGTCCTCACAATCACATTCTTGtagcctcctttttttttttttttttttcttttgaaaatgtagttgcggtttttttttaagtattttttatattataatacatcaaaataatattttttttattttttaaaaaaatatttttgagatcaaagctttaaaatgattcaaaatattaaaaaaaaaatttaatttttagttaacaaaaataaaatttaaaattttttaagaaacacgGGTTGACCTGTGTTTCCAAACACTCTCAAAGTATGCATCTCTCTCCAttgttaattcaatttcttctttGTATCCAACATTTTGAGTAGCGTTTAGCTTGCTCAATGAGCTTGGCAAAGTAAACGAAGTTTTCATGATCTTTGAATGAATCTATGGCTATTGTTGATCTCTCTCCTAATTTtagatatcaaaatcaaattcgGATGACTATTTCAAAAagctatgaattttttagatttctttatctttttctatAGAAAATCACACACAAACATAATATATTTCTCTCAAGATATCAAAGAGAGAATGATTtgttatgtttgtttattttttatttttccttacaGATGATACAAAAGACTTAAAAAAACCAGACAATAATAGAGGAAAATCAGGGGACTCAAGGATTTCAAAAACCTGACATTGATACCatgttttcaaaatagaaagaaaatactCTCTTGATTTTCTTATTGAAAGAATGAGAAAGGTATAGTATGATACAATACTAATTATGCTTGCTCAAGaactaattatattaaaaaaaatagggaaataattattaaaagaaactgCTCTAAATTTGGAAACCATACAACCTATAAAATCTCCAAGAAATCTCAATATTCAAGAAAGTCAAGATTCTTATTTACCTTCAGTAGCTTTTGTAGAAAGTTCAAAGCACGCGGTTCATAACTGCTGCAGTTATTATTCGACTTGAAATGCAGTGCACAGAGAGCCTCATCACAGAGATGTCCTGTCCTTCGACTCTTGTCATTTTAGTCATAAAGTCTTGTGCGCCTCATCTGCTACAATTTGCAAGAGGTTACTGTGCCTGTACGATATTGTGTTGGGAAACAAAATTATGGAAAATAATGTGATCAATGAGTAATGTTTTGTTTGCTTTAGGTCATCTTGCTACTCCTCGAAACATTCTTTATACGTAGCAGTGGACTCCAAGTCCTTCCACTTCGAAGAttgatgagaaagaaaagaaaccataGCTTTAGATCAGAAAGTCGAAGGAAAACAAACCTGCAGAATTCATTAAATCATGAAATCCGTTGGCCCCAGAAGCTCATTTTATACAAGCTAAAATGATTATAAGCTAATAGCATTAATTATTAGTATTCCTTGTCCCTGTCAAGTTCATTTGTAATTCGAAAAGGATAGGGAAAATACAAAGATCGTAAACATTAAAATTGATGGTCATTTGTCTTTTACGAAAGCATGGATATGAGTGTAATTAAGGGCGTTGTTGTCGGTTTACCATCGTCAAAATTACCACCCTTTTATAAGTTGACACGCTGTGGAAAAGCATCTATATACGTGCTATGCTTACAAAAATGGCTTCTGGGAAACTAGTCTTCTCGTTCATCATTACTCTCATGTTGATCTTCCTTCTACCTCCATCTCATGTTGTTTCTCATTCAAATCCTGGTGATATCAAGGATTCATCATCTATCAATCCTCAAAAGGTTAACCTCTCGGTTTATTATGAAGCTTTATGCCCATCCTGTGCAAACTTCATTGTCAAAAGTCTTGGTAGGGTCTTCAACGATGATCTCATCAACATCATCAATCTCAGGATGGTACCATGGGGTAATGCTCATTTCAACAAAACTGACAGCACCATCATCTGTCAGGTGACATCCATCTTCTACATCTTCATTTGCTTTTGAATTGCCATCTGCCCttaccacacacacacacacacacacacacacccacgAAAGAGCCAAAAGCTGCTAGATCATGCACTAAAAACGAGGGTCCATTTTCTCTTTTTCCAGTGTTAAGTATCTGATCTTGTCGAGTCTATAATTAACAAAGAATACTCGCTTAACTCTGTATTAGATATGATCTTTTAAGTTTTcgattgtgtgttttttatctGCTTTAGGCCTTCATATTGTTCCATTGAAGAACGGCAACCGGTAATTCCAGGCTAGCTAATGTCAGAGTGATATTGACAAAGATGTGCCACTACCATACAAGTTTTCAACTCTCTTCTTTTCTAGTagagtattttgtttttttttgtttttttttttttgtcttatgcAACCATGAATTTTCCAAAATTTTCAGAATGGTCTTGATGAATGTGTTCTGAATACAATACAAGCCTGCGCCATCAATGTCTGGCATGATGTGGTAGGACCTCCTTTTTATTCTTCCATAAGCTATAATCAATCACCGTGTGCATATATTCATATTAACTAGAAGCAAAATTattgttatatgtttttataataaattattttaaaatagacaTATTCATCTATATATTCTGTAATGCAGAACAAATATTATGCACTGATTTACTGCATTGAGTTCCTCGCTATTGAGGGAAGGCATTCAAATTGGCAATCTTGTTTCAGCTCACTTGGATTGCCTGAAAAACCTATTTTGGACTGTTACAACAATGGAACGGGAGCGAAGGTAGCaccaaaatactttttaactTTCTGATTTCCCAGTTCTAACATTTCTTCTATAGTATTCCGTAATTCGACACTATCAATTGTTCTTTGCTTTGATTATAGCTTAACATTTGAACCAAATTCATATGCAGCTTCAAGCTCTATATGGTTATGAAACTGCACATCTTAGCCCGCCTCAGACGTTTGTGCCTTGGGTTGTCGTGGATAGCAAACAACTCGGAAATGTTAGTCCCTAATCCTTGGTTTCTATCGTCTTTTCTCGTGTGCTAGTGATAACCGTGCTTTCAATGCAGGACTATGAAAAATTTACCACCTACATCTGCAATGCATACAAAAGCAATGTCATACCAAATGCCTGCAAATCACTTCCACCGAATAATGTCAGCTCAAGTAAGGAGGAAAATCCTATCCATCCAGTTTGCTACCGAGGTGAAGCTAAGAACATGACATCTCTGGCACCAATAAAGAGAATTCTAGTGCATTTTGGCTAGCTGACTGTGGTATTAATATGCGAACACTTTCCTAGCTTATACTTGATGGTGCTATTGAAATGTTGCAGTTTTCAATGCCTGAGTTTTGCAATGTTGGACTGTTGGCTCTTTTTATGTCACATTAATCTGGCATTGGCAATCATTCTGATTGTGAGCTCCAAAACCAGCATTGACACGGATGGCCTTCCAGTGTAAAGGGGAGAAATTGGGATAAGATGTTATAAATCTGATGGTGTTAGTGTCcattattcaatcaatttactCAATCCTTTTATTCCGATAGTGCAAATTTAGGCCTAGAGGGGCATTTAGGAGTGTTAGCTGCCTTAAACTTGGCCTGCCAACCCCTCGAACTTGTCCTAAAAGCTCTGTAGGACTCTGAAGATGATTATAGAATTAGAAAAGGGAATCAGCTTCCCGCTGAAATACAGCTTCAGCTCCAAGCTTTATAATCTCATACCGTGATTATGTCATTCTAAAATTATACCGTTTTCAAACTCTACTGCTTATTTCTGTAACATAATTATAGATCAAGAAAATGATCTGTGTAAACCTTGCTTCCAAAAATTCATCATTAGTGGCAGCAAATATTTTCTGAAGTTTTCGGTCGCATTCACACTACGCCAGCACCAATAATTAAATACTTAACGCGATTCCAGGTTGGAATCACTTTACcttaaacatcttttttttacggATAGACTTAATGTTGAAAGGAACAATTTCCAGGATTTGGCATTCATATTAGAGGATAATTTACATGTTCCTGGTGTCACCACAAATTTGTCATCTTCTTAAATGGGTCAGACATTGAGCTTCATAAAGTTCATCCAGCTAATTTCTGTATCGAAGTACAAGAAAGTTGTTTCCAAAATGGATGGAAGTTAGATTCCTTTGTCATGGTTCTTACATTAACATGGCAGGCCTTCCTCTCAAAAAACTAGGGTTCCTGTGGAATAAATTTCAGGATATTATCCTCCATTGTTCTCATCATTTCCTTGCTTTTCATGTTCATATCCTCATCGCAATCATATGATATCCATTACAGTGAAAAGCTTAATGCATCTATCTATTAGGAAACACTATGCCCAGCTTCTGCTGATTTAATTGTAAATGAACTACGACACGCGTGCTTCTCAACAAGTCTCTCATCAGCATAGTCAACCTCAggatttaattgtaatttttatcacAATAAGTTTCTTCTctgagtttattttaattatcactgCAACATTTTGCAGCATGGTCCTCATGAAATCTTCTTCAACACGATACATGCCTGTGCTATCAAGTCCTATGGTTGTTCTGTCCTGGTAaatatttcaagttttattcactttatatgataaaaaaaataattaagaaaaagtaCAAGAGAGATGATAGAAGTGAGCTTTCTTTTCGAGCTATTTAAACGATTAGGGATGATATTTAAACTatagaaaactttttttttaattcacgtGGGGGTGTTTGGGTCAGTTTGCGAACACCTTGACTAATCCTCATTTGTCATGAAGTTAACAATTTAGGTAAGTCTCTAAtaaccatcaatattaacaaGTTCAGGGCTTGAACCTAAGATTAAAAAGAGAGCAAACTCCTTGATCCCAAACTCATACCACTTGGTCACCCACTAGATAGTTCTAtagaaaacttttaaattatagtGATCAAGGTGTAAAATTATTGAAtctataaggataaaaataaattttaccttAAAATCCCAATTCTGAGTTAAAAGTAagaaattttaaaccaaaataaaagagaagatcAAGGAAAAGACTATGAATAAAGctgataaaaaaagatttttttttttattatctagtAGGTGGTCCAATAATAAAAGCTTAGAACTAAGAGATTTACTTCTTTATGATCTCAAGTTTGAACCCTgttattaataatatgataaccACTAGAtatttatatgatcgttaattttaggacCGTGAAATTAATCAATGTATGCACAAATTGATCCGGATAcctatgttaaataaaaaaataagaagataaggGGGGGAAGGGGTGGATAAAATAAACGAGAATTTGCTTGAGCTGGGGAATGTTGACAAATGAATTCTGTCGCCTACATTTCtcgatttttcttaattaaatatataaaataaaataaaataacaaatgataGGGAAAAGCCGCTGAGGAGCTGGCCTCTGGGTTGGAGCGAGGCACTGGTTTATCATTTATGCATACAGTGCGGTACCAAACAtactttttattatggattttggAAGAGCTTTCGACTGTGACTTCAATGTGCATATAGTTATGCTGGCGACGGGTCTGTTTTCTAACACAACAAGAGGATAGGTACCATGGAATGTGCTGTTGTCTGTGTTCTGACTTCTAAGGATTTTTTGAATATCGTGTGCTTTGATCAATTCTATCTGACTGGTTTTGAAGTTGACCAAGTCTTAACAACTGAAGCAAACGACTACTTGTCTTTCACCCTACAATTTACAGCCGTATTTATCACTCATGTAGGCCACGGACTGGTCACTCCCCACTCAAAGCAGCAATGCTTGCCGCTGATTTCTGCTCTCTTAACATTCTCTCCCAGGGAAAAATTGCAAATGAATCCTTCCGTCCTTATCCAACCCAGCCTCcgttttcctttctctttcttaCCTTCCACTGCTCCCACTTTCCTCGTAGCAGAGCTGAGGGAGACAGACACCACTGTTTCTCACATTCTCCCTGTCTCTATCGTTTCCTGTCTGGGATTGACAGGAGAGTAAATGTACTAGGTTATTATGGTAAACTCATGAAGACTTGAAGACCATTCACTTTTTCAATCTCTAACTTGTGCTGAACCATTAAGAATGGCTTGACATACCATAAACTCAATGgatgaaatcactttcatggcATCACCACCAGCCATTGAATGCAAAAGGGGACACTTAAATGTTGATCATTTGCTCATCTCTAGTTTGCTTAGCACGACATTCCATTGTTGATTTCATCAAATGATTTGGCAAGGCTTTTACCTCAAATGATAGAATATCAGGTTGGTCGGTGGCTAAAGTATTTGCGGACATTAATCCCATGTCAAAACTCTGAACTTTCTATCAACTGCCTGCAGGTCCTTAAGGAATGCTTGATGTCTCCGTTTTACTAAAGCTGATAAAAATGAAGAGGAGAAATCAAAACATACAAAGAACTTTTTAAAAACCACGAATGAGTCGTTAATGCTTCAATAAATCAAGCCCATTTGAGGGGTATCAGATTATTATGCTCGAGTAGTTAAGCCACATTAGAGctgttaaaaaggaaaaatattagatGGGTTTCAACAACTACTAACAGAACATTAAGGGTAGGCATTATGTGTCCCATTTCTGACAGGGACAGAAATATTATTGATCACTTGCCACACCTATAAATACCCCACACGACATTGAAGCTTCAATGtactaaactataaaaaaagaaacggtTTCTTCTCCATTACTCTCTTTCCTTGTTCTCCCTTCTCTGCTATTCTTGTTTGTCACCCCCTCCGATTCTTCTGAGTATTGTATTCCTAAGTCACCAGATCCTCCTGTTAGGTCCAGGAGAATTTCCCGCAATTCTGAGAAAGTCACAATGTCTCTGTGTTATGAATTTCTGTGTCCATATTGCAACAGTTTCATAGCAGACCCTCTAGCTCAGGTCCTGGAGACTGATCTCTTGACCATTCTCAATCTCAGACTGGTTCCCTTGGGAAAAGCTATTCTAGATTCTAACAATACCATAGAGTGTCAAGTTGCATTTCCATCTtcagattttgtttcttttttcttctttaagaaTGTTCTTTCAAAGTTTCGATGTGATCACCTTTTACTTTGGTTTTTTGGGAGCATGGGGAAGAGGAATGCTATCTGAATATCATCCATGCTTGCAGCATCAACCTCAAAGTTACAAGATTCAAGATTCGCAAAGAGACGATGAATATCATTGCATTTAAATTTGtgaaactaattgagatcaaacacaaaaaggaggctagaattctgaataaactgtatattatgaatgcatagtcttaacctaattacaaataaagtatatataggttaaactgaaagtactattctacccttaataaataagacaacataaatattatttaacatctcccctcaaactcacgatgcggcagctacaagcatcgagagtttgccaactagaaaacgaaaacgagatatggaatgcgccttggtaaagaaatctgcaatctgcaatgaagaaggaacaaagggcaaagtaatggttccatgcttgagatgatgacgagtaagatgacaatcgatttcaatgtgcttagtccgctcatgaaaaaccgagttgtgagcaatctgaatagaactctggttgtcacaatacataggagtaggatgggaaaaggaaactcccatatcagcaagtaaccaacgtaaccaaataatctctttggtagtagatgccatggcacgatattctgcttcggtggatgattgagaaacaatagattgtttcttactcttccaagaaataagagaatcacctaaaaagatacaaaacccggtaacagacttgcgatctgtgggatcactaccatgatcagcatcagagtatgcacgtaactccaaggaagaggtggatgaaagtaaaagactttgaaaaactgtaccccgaagatatcgcaaaatacgaagaacagctgcccaatgaacagtagtaggagaagcaacaaactgactaacaacatgaacagcatatgcaatatctggacgagtaatggtgagatataccaaactcccaacaatagtgcggtataaagtaggatctatcaaaggtaaaccatcagaagaagagtaccttgcgttaacctcaataggagtatccacagtcttgttatcagtaagtctagcccgctcaagaatatctgcaacatatttcgactgagaaagaaggtaacctctaggtgagtacgctacctcaatacccaggaaatatcgaagataacccaaatccttcatctcaaatcgtctagccaactctgtcttcaaaactgaaataccatcaatgtcatcaccagtaataatcatgtcatcaacatataaagacagaatgatacgacctgcatcagtgcacttaataaaaagagcagaatcatgactgctagaaacaaagccaagtgacgagatcacaatagagaatttctcaaaccaagcacggggtgcttgtttgagaccatataatgctttcttaagctta includes:
- the LOC118048177 gene encoding gamma-interferon-responsive lysosomal thiol protein isoform X2 codes for the protein MLTKMASGKLVFSFIITLMLIFLLPPSHVVSHSNPGDIKDSSSINPQKVNLSVYYEALCPSCANFIVKSLGRVFNDDLINIINLRMVPWGNAHFNKTDSTIICQNGLDECVLNTIQACAINVWHDVNKYYALIYCIEFLAIEGRHSNWQSCFSSLGLPEKPILDCYNNGTGAKLQALYGYETAHLSPPQTFVPWVVVDSKQLGNDYEKFTTYICNAYKSNVIPNACKSLPPNNVSSSKEENPIHPVCYRVFNA
- the LOC118048177 gene encoding gamma-interferon-responsive lysosomal thiol protein isoform X1; this encodes MLTKMASGKLVFSFIITLMLIFLLPPSHVVSHSNPGDIKDSSSINPQKVNLSVYYEALCPSCANFIVKSLGRVFNDDLINIINLRMVPWGNAHFNKTDSTIICQNGLDECVLNTIQACAINVWHDVNKYYALIYCIEFLAIEGRHSNWQSCFSSLGLPEKPILDCYNNGTGAKLQALYGYETAHLSPPQTFVPWVVVDSKQLGNDYEKFTTYICNAYKSNVIPNACKSLPPNNVSSSKEENPIHPVCYRGEAKNMTSLAPIKRILVHFG